CCTTCGATTATTTTCGCTAAAGTTGAGCTAATATTTTTGTTTAGATAATCTTTTTTTGATTCACCTGCTACAGCAATCACTTCATCGCGATCGGAAATAATTACAGGCGTTTGTAGGGAGTCAAACAGCGCCTCTGCATATTCTTTGGCAAAATGGCCCAATTCGTTAATAGGAGAATATTTTTTTAAAATAACTTCTCCTTCCCTGTCCACATAAATTTCCAGTGGATCTCCTTCTCTAATTCGCAGTGTCCTTCTGATCTCCTTAGGAATTACTACTCTTCCTAAATCATCAATACGACGAACTATTCCTGTTGCTTTCATACTATATAGCCTCACTTTCTAAATAATGATGATTACTCATTACCCAAGTTTCTCTGTGGAATCATCAGTTGTGGTTTTAGTATGAAGCAAAGCAGGATAACTATACATGAAATACCAATTTTTTACGATTTACGATTTACATCTGTTAGTTTTTCAATAAATTCTGCTACATTAGAGTAACGATCGGCTTTTGTATCTTTTGTATATTTAAATACAAGCTTTAGCTTATTCTTTTCCGTACCCAGCTGTACGCCTCGACCAAATGTATTTGCTATTTCAAATAGTTTTGCGCCATCAATTTGCTGACTACGTTCTTCATCTACGAGTACTTCTATTTTGTTATTTTTTTCACTAATTGATACTATTCTTTCTCGCTTAGCTAGCATTTTTAGTATCGCTACCGTAAATAAATGGTCAACTTCCTCTGGATAATCACCAAAACGATCGATTAATTCATCACGTAAATCTTCCGCATCTGCTCTGGATTCCATCGTTTGAAATTGTTTATAAATATCAATTTTCTGTTTTTCATCATCAATATACTCATCAGGAATATATGCATCGATATTTAATGTTAATTCTGATTCAAACGGTTTAATATCTTTTGTATCCTTACCTTCTTTTCGAGCATCAATCGCTTCTTTTAGCATTTGTGAGTACATATCAAAACCTACTGAATCTATAAATCCATGTTGCTGAGCACCTAATAGATTTCCCGCTCCGCGAATGGATAAATCGCGCATCGCTATTTTAAATCCGGAGCCTAACTCTGTAAATTCTTTTATTGCTTGCAATCTTTTTTCTGCTACCTCTGTCAACACTTTATCTCTTTTGTACGTAAAGTAGGCATAAGCAACTCGATTAGAACGACCGACCCGACCACGCAATTGATACAGTTGACTCAATCCCATCCGGTCCGCATCATTGACTATTAACGTATTTACATTAGGAATATCGACACCGGTTTCGATAATGGTCGTGCTAACAAGTACATCAAATTCCCCTTCTAAAAAAGCGAAAATGACATTTTCCAGTTCTGTTTCGTTCATTTGTCCATGAGCAACAGCAATTCTCGCGTCAACATGTCTTCCTAGCTCTCTCGCTACTTCTTCAATATTTTCTACCCGATTATGAAGAAAGAATACTTGCCCACCACGTGCCATTTCTCGTTCAATTGCTTCACGTATAAAAACGGGATTATATTCCATGACATATGTCTGAACTGGGAAACGGTTTTCTGGTGGTGTTTCGATAACGGACAGATCCCGAACACCAAGCATGGACATATGAAGTGTCCTCGGAATTGGTGTAGCTGTCAAGGTAAGTACGTCTACATTTGTTTTTAGCTGTTTAATTTTTTCCTTATGTTTAACTCCAAAACGCTGCTCCTCATCGACAATTAAAAGACCTAAATCATGGTACTGTACGTCTTTAGATAAAAGACGATGCGTTCCAATAACAATATCAATCGTACCTTTTCGTAATTTTTCCAATGTTTCTTTCTGTTGCTTTCTAGTTCGGAATCTACTCAACAGCCCAATAGATATTGGATAATCCTGGAACCGCTCTCGAATCGTCTCAAAATGCTGCTGTGCCAAAATGGTAGTAGGGACTAATAAAGCGACTTGCTTATCATCCATAATGGCTTTAAATGCTGCACGAATAGCGACTTCGGTTTTCCCATAACCTACATCACCGCAGAGCAAACGATCCATCGGGCGTTCTTTTTCCATATCTCGTTTGATCTCTTCTATACAACGCAATTGATCCTCTGTTTCCTGATATTGGAAGGACGCTTCAAACTCTCTCTGCATTTCTGTATCTTTTGAAAAGGCAAATCCCTTTCTCGCTTCTCTTTCAGCATACAATTTAATTAAGTCATCTGCTATATCTTCCACGGAGGATTGAACTTTGCGTTTTACTTTTTTCCATTCACTTCCGCCTAATTTATACAACCTAGGCTCTTTTCCTTCTGAGCCAACAAACTTTTGCACTTGATCGATTTGATCAATCGGTACAAATAACTTATCATCGCCGGAATATTTGATTAGCATATAATCTTTATGCAAATCGTTTACTTGTAATGTCTCAATACCAAGATACTTTCCAATACCATGGTTTGCATGGACAACATAATCGCCAACCTTTAATTCTTGATAATCCTTAATTCGCTCAGCATTAGATATTTTCTGCTGTTTTCGTGGCCGTTTTGTTCGTTTCTTAAATAACTCCTGCTCCGTAACTAGAACTACCTTATGCATTGGCAGTTCAACGCCGCTGGAAATATTACCTACTGTAATCGTCGGTTTTTCAACCGGAAGATACAGATGTTTCGCAATACCAAATTCCATATCATAATCTAAGAAAATAGAATGGATCTTTTCAGCTCGGTTCTCATCTGATGCTACAACGACAACGGAGTAATCCCCTTTTTCCCATCTTTTCAATTCATTCTTTAATAAATGCATTTGTCCATGAAACTCTTGCATGGGTCTAGAGGATAAATTAATAATATTTTTCGGTTGTGTATTTGGAATATGGCGTAAAAATACAGACATATACAGTCGCGGCTGTTTCATTCGTTCCCAAATGGCATGCCAATCAAAGGAAAAAACGCTATTTTTTACCATCTGATGGGATGCTAGGAGGCTACTATACCAATCTGCCTCTTCTGTATCCAAATGTAAAGCCGTCTCTTGTATTCGACTCATTTCATCGATAATAATTTGACCATCCTGTGGTAAATAATCTAGTAAACTAGCTGGCTGCCTATACATATAACCAATATATTTATACATTTCTGAAAAATGCTCCAGATTTTTTAAACGTTCTATGTCAGTCTTCACTACTTCTGTAAGCGTTTCCTTTGATTCTTTAGATTTGAGCGTTTTTAATGTTTCAGCAAGCGCTTCCTCGACACGCTCACCAGCAGCGTAAATATCAGTTTGACTTAACAGTAACTCTGTAGCCGGACCAATTGTAATTTCTTTTAGTTTATCTAAGGAACGCTGCGTTTCTGCGTCAAAATACCTAATCGAATCAATTTCTTCATCAAATAATTCAATGCGAATCGGATGCTTCTCGGTGAGTGGATAAACATCAATAATTCCACCACGTCTACTAAACTCACCAGGAGAAGTAACCATAGAAGCATGATTGTAGCCCATGTCTACTAAAGAAGATAGGTAAGCTTCGACATCAATATCCTCACCTAGTTTAAAAGGAAGTTGATATTTCTCCCAATAGTCTGGTGGAGGAAGAATTCGCTTTAATGCTGCAACAGGGGCAATTAAAATTCCCGACCTATTTTTTGACCAAGCCATTAATGACTCGATACGCTGACTTCGCAATTCGGGACTAGCAATCGCAATTTCTGATGCAATTAATTCGTTCACTGGATATAAATGGACCTCTTCTTCACTAATAAACCCAGTAAGGTCATCATATAATTGTTGCGCCTGTACTAGTTGGTGCGTTATAAGCAAAATAGGCTTTTTGACTTCACCATGAATTGCAGATACAAGCAGTCCTCTAGCTGAACCTGATAATCCAGCAACTAGCTGCTCATCCATTCCAGCTAATATTCCTTTAATCACGGACTGTATATCTTCTTTCGATTGTAAATATGATTGTATACCCTTCATTACTAAACCTCCACTTACATTGGGTGACGTAAGTCTTAACAAGCGAATCTGTGTAAAACTGACTTTTCCATACTTTGTAATGTCCAAGTCTTCACCCTTTGTATATAAGCACAAAAACGCCTTGGTTCTATTACCAAAGCAGCAGCTTGCTTTTATTGTATAAAAAAGTCTAATTCATGATAATGTGGATGATGTCCTAAGGCTTCTTCACAATTCTCACAGATAACCTTTATATGGACATCTCCATTTGGTTTATAAGTGATCATCTCTTCTTTTTCCTTCATCGTTAATTGATCAAAACCTAGCATTGTTGTATCTATAACCTTCTGTTGAATGCTTCCTATTTTCTGACCACAATGCCTGCATAAATATATGATAGGCAAAAGGAGTCACCTCCAATAACAAGTAGTTATTGGTAATAAGTGTATCCGAAATTGCCTTCGTCTATACAAATGAAAGAAGTGATTCAATTTAAGTTTGTCTTTTATCTTATGTGGTAATTACTTATTATATTCGTTCATCACTTCATCAAACGGCTTATTTAGCCAAGCCTCACATGCATC
The window above is part of the Virgibacillus proomii genome. Proteins encoded here:
- the spoVT gene encoding stage V sporulation protein T, which gives rise to MKATGIVRRIDDLGRVVIPKEIRRTLRIREGDPLEIYVDREGEVILKKYSPINELGHFAKEYAEALFDSLQTPVIISDRDEVIAVAGESKKDYLNKNISSTLAKIIEGRTHIIEKEPQTLEIIEGHEQELNSYCVSPIIANGDAIGSVVIFAKEGEPFSKVEQKAAETAASFLAKQME
- the mfd gene encoding transcription-repair coupling factor, translated to MKGIQSYLQSKEDIQSVIKGILAGMDEQLVAGLSGSARGLLVSAIHGEVKKPILLITHQLVQAQQLYDDLTGFISEEEVHLYPVNELIASEIAIASPELRSQRIESLMAWSKNRSGILIAPVAALKRILPPPDYWEKYQLPFKLGEDIDVEAYLSSLVDMGYNHASMVTSPGEFSRRGGIIDVYPLTEKHPIRIELFDEEIDSIRYFDAETQRSLDKLKEITIGPATELLLSQTDIYAAGERVEEALAETLKTLKSKESKETLTEVVKTDIERLKNLEHFSEMYKYIGYMYRQPASLLDYLPQDGQIIIDEMSRIQETALHLDTEEADWYSSLLASHQMVKNSVFSFDWHAIWERMKQPRLYMSVFLRHIPNTQPKNIINLSSRPMQEFHGQMHLLKNELKRWEKGDYSVVVVASDENRAEKIHSIFLDYDMEFGIAKHLYLPVEKPTITVGNISSGVELPMHKVVLVTEQELFKKRTKRPRKQQKISNAERIKDYQELKVGDYVVHANHGIGKYLGIETLQVNDLHKDYMLIKYSGDDKLFVPIDQIDQVQKFVGSEGKEPRLYKLGGSEWKKVKRKVQSSVEDIADDLIKLYAEREARKGFAFSKDTEMQREFEASFQYQETEDQLRCIEEIKRDMEKERPMDRLLCGDVGYGKTEVAIRAAFKAIMDDKQVALLVPTTILAQQHFETIRERFQDYPISIGLLSRFRTRKQQKETLEKLRKGTIDIVIGTHRLLSKDVQYHDLGLLIVDEEQRFGVKHKEKIKQLKTNVDVLTLTATPIPRTLHMSMLGVRDLSVIETPPENRFPVQTYVMEYNPVFIREAIEREMARGGQVFFLHNRVENIEEVARELGRHVDARIAVAHGQMNETELENVIFAFLEGEFDVLVSTTIIETGVDIPNVNTLIVNDADRMGLSQLYQLRGRVGRSNRVAYAYFTYKRDKVLTEVAEKRLQAIKEFTELGSGFKIAMRDLSIRGAGNLLGAQQHGFIDSVGFDMYSQMLKEAIDARKEGKDTKDIKPFESELTLNIDAYIPDEYIDDEKQKIDIYKQFQTMESRADAEDLRDELIDRFGDYPEEVDHLFTVAILKMLAKRERIVSISEKNNKIEVLVDEERSQQIDGAKLFEIANTFGRGVQLGTEKNKLKLVFKYTKDTKADRYSNVAEFIEKLTDVNRKS
- a CDS encoding anti-sigma-F factor Fin family protein; this translates as MPIIYLCRHCGQKIGSIQQKVIDTTMLGFDQLTMKEKEEMITYKPNGDVHIKVICENCEEALGHHPHYHELDFFIQ